ACATGATGAGCATCATGATGCCGTCGCCGAAGCCGTGGACGGTGCGCGCCGCGACGCTGAAGACCGTTCCACCGAACACCATGCCGATGTGCCCGAAACCGCTCATGCAAAGTCCCGCGACGGCCAAGCCCTTCAGCGGAAGGCCCTCGTTCATCCGGTGCCGGAATGCGACAAGGACGACGACGATCGCGACGAACTCCGCGGTCATGTACCAGCCCATCTGCCCGTAGGTCAGCCCCAGCGATTTGCGCAGGAACAGGCCGTAGCAGGTGAACTCCGCGCCCCAGTGCGTCGTGAACAGGAACAGCCAGCCGGCGAACAGCAACGCGCGCGGATCGGAGAAGTCCTTCATGTATTGTTTCACCGGCGCGGCCGACAGCGGCGTCGGCGCCAAAAGGCGCGCGGACAGCGCCAGCAACAAGCACAGCCCCGCGGTGATCCAGAGCGTCGGCACGAAATCGAGCGCGTCGATGATGTAGCCGGCGGCGACGGTGCCGAACGCAAGGCCGATGAAGCGTCCGATTAAATACAATCCGAGCCGCGTGCCGGAGGTGGCCCGCTCGCCGGTTTTCAACACGTGGACATCAAGGCTCGTCTTGAACAGAAAATGCGAAAACGCCCACACGAAAAACGCGCCGATGAAAACCGGAAACGTCACGACGGCGCTCATCATCCAGAAGCCCGCCGCCTGCATCAGCAGCGCGATACCGACGAGCGTTCGGCTCGTGACGCGGTCGTTGCCGAAGCCCGCGGGAAACGCTGTCAGCATTCCCGTCACCGCCTGAAGCGCGAACAGGACGCCGATCTGCAGGCCCGAAAATCCGAGTTGTTCCTCGAAGAACACCGCGAGGTAAAAATTCGACGCGGCCGTGATGACGGAAAACGACCCCATCAGCACCGCGGGAAAAAGCGCGCTGCGGTTTTCGAACGGAGAGGCGGGGGCGATGGAAGCCGGCGCGTTCATGGCGCGCTTTCTCTAGGGCCGGGCGTATCGAAAGTCAATTGAAATGGGGAATGGGGAATCGCGAATTGGGAATGGAATGCCGTTCACGGATTCTGCGATGGCCTTCCAGCGTTCCCGTCTTCCCGTCGATTCATTCGTTGACTAGACTCCGGCATCCCATGCCCATCGGAATCCCCACGCGCCTTCTGATCGTCCGACACGGGCCGACAGCCTACAGCGCCGAAAAGCGCATGGCCGGGCGAACGGATACGCCGCTCACCGCGGACGGCCGCGACGCGGTTCGCCGCCTGCGCGAGCTGACGAATGCCTTCGAGATCGACGTCGCCTACACCAGCCCGCTCGCCCGCGCGCGCGAATCGTGCGACATCCTCGCCGGGGGACGCGACGTGCGGCGCGTCGAGGACCGGCGCCTTGTCGAGCGCGACTTCGGCACTTGGGAGGGACGCACGTTCGCCGAGGTCATCGCCGAGCAACCCGACGGCGGCGCGTCGATCATGCACGGCCCGTTCGTGTCGAAATTCCTGTCCGGCGAAACCGACGACGCGTTCTTCGCGCGGGTGCGCGCGTTTTTCGACGACCTCGTGGCGTCGGAACGAAAACGCTCGGTT
This window of the bacterium genome carries:
- a CDS encoding MFS transporter encodes the protein MNAPASIAPASPFENRSALFPAVLMGSFSVITAASNFYLAVFFEEQLGFSGLQIGVLFALQAVTGMLTAFPAGFGNDRVTSRTLVGIALLMQAAGFWMMSAVVTFPVFIGAFFVWAFSHFLFKTSLDVHVLKTGERATSGTRLGLYLIGRFIGLAFGTVAAGYIIDALDFVPTLWITAGLCLLLALSARLLAPTPLSAAPVKQYMKDFSDPRALLFAGWLFLFTTHWGAEFTCYGLFLRKSLGLTYGQMGWYMTAEFVAIVVVLVAFRHRMNEGLPLKGLAVAGLCMSGFGHIGMVFGGTVFSVAARTVHGFGDGIMMLIMYVGVARLFRVERMGGNAGLVQLALMSGNVVGALVFGPMGSRMGYGVPFVVSGIVIVALALPLVLPMPQKWRRDTVALPAEPSPAVEIAQP
- a CDS encoding histidine phosphatase family protein: MPIGIPTRLLIVRHGPTAYSAEKRMAGRTDTPLTADGRDAVRRLRELTNAFEIDVAYTSPLARARESCDILAGGRDVRRVEDRRLVERDFGTWEGRTFAEVIAEQPDGGASIMHGPFVSKFLSGETDDAFFARVRAFFDDLVASERKRSVLVVGHAGFLMSMLAIAVGLSPREHFATFRLDPASLTCLDWYDGVPHLVFVNRVPGAAT